CCTCATGAGGTCATCAGAACCCGTACGAAGATGTTCCTCGAGGGGGCGGATGGATGCGGGCAGGCCGAGGCATTGCTTCGGATGGCTGTCGAGAGCATGGCTACCACCGGTGATGGTCCCGAGCGGCTACCCGTCGTGCTTCGGAGCTGGCCAGGCCCCGTGTTCGAGATGACCTGTCCCTGGCAGTTTGCTCCGTCGGGGTTTCTGAGCTGTCCAGGCTCATCACTCGCCTTCATCGACATGAGGATGCTGACGCTGCCTGTTGGCGGACCGCCGACCTGGGCGCTCATCCAGGCTCCAGGCGTGATCCTCAACGCGCTGTCCTCGCGAGTCCTCCTGCAGACCTCGAGCAGCGATGCGCGCCGGGAGAGTCACTACTCCCGAGGCGGCCTCATCTCACCCTCACAGGATTCGAGGACGGGTCCGTCGAACGGCTCACGCGTCGTGTTCGAACTGGACCCACTCTTCTTCAATGAAGCCGCGAGAGCACATGCACACTCGGATGAAGTGCTCGACGCGCTCGCGGCCCGGTTCCCCTGGCTGACCATCGCCCAGCGCGCATCGGATGTGCGCGCGGGCGACCCGTGGTAGCCGAAGAGCGGCTCTACGCGATGATGTTCGGCTTGCCCGGTTGCCCGGGAAGCGGCGGGTCATGAATCCCCGGCGGCGAGATGTCCGGTGGCAGGGGAGGCTCGATCTCCGGCGGCTGCTTGCGCGGCGGCTCCTCGGCGGGCGGCTGCCGGAAGGGCGGCTCCTGCTGAGGGTGCCGAGGGTCCGGCTCCTTGACCGGCGCGTTGGGCTCGGGCTCGGGAGGCAGGGGCGTCGGGTGCGGCGTCCCAGGAATCGGCGGCTGCTGCGTGGGCATTCTTGCGGCGCTCCTTGAAGGGATTCGGTCCGTCTGCCCGCTCAAGGTGTGCACGCCCGGCCATGCGGGCACCTTCCCGCACACACTCACGCGCAGCACCCAGGCACTCGTGCCCGTCACGAGCGGCGGCCGTGCCCTCGGGGCGTGGCTCGGACGTCCCGTGGCTGCTGCACCGCGCCACGTCCGCCTTCAGTTTCTCCCGATGGGACTTATCGACAACCCAACAGGAGGCACTTCATGAAGGCAGCCATTTGGGGGCTCGGGGGACTGGGGCTGGGCGTGGGGCTGATGTACTGGAGCGATCCACGCAGCGGTCGCTGGCGCAGGTCTCATCTGCAGGGCAGGGCCGTGCACGCCGCCCACGAGGCCGGCTCCGCGGTCGATGTCGTCCGCCGCGACCTGGCCCAGCGCTCACGCGGCCTGTTCTTCGAGTCCGTCAGCCGCTTCCGCTCGGAGACCGTCGACGACGTCACGCTCACCGAGCGCGTCCGCGCGGCCCTCGGCCGGGTCTGCTCGCATCCGGGCTCCGTGAAGGTGTCCGCCAGGGACGGCATCGTCACGCTCGAGGGCTCCATCCTGCTCGAGGAGCTCAAGCGCGCCGTGCCCGCCCTGGGCCGCGTCCGTGGCGTGCGTGGCGTGGACAACCGACTGCTTCCCTTCGCCCAGTCGGGCCGTCAATCCGAGCTCCAGGGCGGCATCGCGCGGCGACGCCCCTTCGGCTCCAAGCACTGGTCCCCCTCGTCACGCTTCTTCGGCGCGCTCGGAGGCATCTCCCTCGCATCCTGGGCGCTCCAGCGACGCGGTGTCCTGGGCTCGTTGCTGGGACTCGGTGGCGCGGTGCTCGGCATCCGCGCGCTCAGCAACCTGGAACTGCGCCGGCTCACGGGCATCGGCGTGGGACCCCGCGCCATCACGCTGCACAAGGACATCACCGTGAACGCGCCCGTGGAGGAGGTCTTCGCCTTCTGGGACGCGATGCAGAACTTCCCGCGCTTCATGACCCACGTGGACGAGGTGCGCGTCGACGAGCGCGGTCGCTCGTACTGGAAGGTCCGCGGCCCCGCCGGCCTCCACTTCGAATGGGAAGCCATCGTCACAAGGCGCGTCCCCCATCAGCTCCTCGCCTGGAAGAGCGTGAAGGGCACCTCGGTGGAGAACGCCGGCGTCATCCACTTCGAGCCGACCGCGAAGGGCGGCACCCGCGTGGACATCCGCCTGTCGTACAACCCGCCCGCCGGCGCCATCGGCCACGCCTTCGCCCGCCTGCTGGGCGTGGACCCCAAGCGGCAGATGGACGACGACCTCTTGCGCTTCAAGTCCCTGCTCGAGCGCGGCAAGGCCACGGGCCACGAGACGGTGACGCGCGAGTCCCTCGCTCCGAACCGGAGCGGGCGCACCTCGCTGATGCACTGAGGCGACGCCGTCACCCATCCACGCAGGATTTGCGCGCCCAGGGACACGAATCCCGAGGCGCGCATTTCTTGCGCGTCGCCGGGTCGCCCGGACCCGCTGCGGGCTGGCGCGTTGCTTGCTGCGGAGTTCCTCGTCCGATGTGGGGCGAGCGGTTAAGGTCCGCCCCGAAACCATGGCGGAAACCTTGTTCGAGGAGCTGAAGCGGTACGTGGGGTTCGGAGCGCGGGACGAGCTGTCACTCGTCGGCCTCCACGCCCTCGCGAAGCCGCACTTCCCCCGCATCTCGCGCGTCTTCTACGACCGCATCCTGGAGCACGAGGGCGCCCGCCAGGCGCTCGAGGGCGGCGAGAGCCAGGTGGGCCACCTGCGAGGCACGTTGCAGGTGTGGATGGACCAACTGCTGCGCGGCCCGTGGGATGAGGCGTACTTCGCGCTGCGCTGCCGCATCGGTCGCATGCACGTGCGCATCTCCCTGGAGCAGCACTACATGTTCGGCGCGATGAACGTGCTGCGCCAGGAGCTCAACGCCATCATCGACACGACATTCACCACCCAGCCCCAGGTGCTCCACGACACGCGCGCCGCGCTGGGCCGCATCCTCGACCTGGAGCTGGCCATCATGCTCCACACCTACCGCGAGGATCTGCTCGCGCAGCAGGCGCGTACGGAGCGCCTGGCCACCTTCGGTCAGCTCGTGGGCTCCATCGGCCACGAGCTGCGCAACCCGCTGGGCGTCATCGAGACCTCGCTCTACATCCTGCGCAACCGCCAGGGCGCCACGGTGGACGAGCGCACCGCCAAGCACCTGGACCGCATCGGCGAACAGGTGGGCATCGCCAACCACATCGTCTCTGACCTGCTCGACATGATTCGCGACCGCCCCCTCCAGCGGCAGGAGGTCTGGCTGGACGAGGTCTGGCAGGAGGCCCTCAAGGCCGTGGTCCGTCCCGAGGGCGTCCGCGTCAGCGCGGAGGGTCTGGTGTCCCTGCCCGCGGTGCACGGCGACGCGGGGCAGTTGCGCCAGGTGTTCGTCAACCTGCTGGAGAACGCGGTGCAGGCGCTCGAGGAGTCCGGCGGGGACGTCTCCCTCCAGGGTTCGACGAGCGACGCGGGCCACGTGGAGCTGGTGCTGGAGGACTCGGGGCCCGGCCTCAGCGAGGCCATCCGCGAGCGCCTCTTCGAGCCGCTGATGACCACGAAGGCGCGAGGCATCGGCCTGGGCCTGCCGCTCGTGCGCCGCATCCTGGAGCGGCATGGCGGCTCCATCTCCTACGCGCCCCGGGACGGCGCGGGCGCCCGGTTCGTGATTCAGCTCCCCAAGTCCCCCGAGGAGGGCACGCGTGCGACGCTACCTCCTGCTGGATGACAACCAGGCGTTGGCGGAGAACCTCGCCGAAATCCTCCGCGACGAGGGCCACCAGGCCACCGTCGTCTCCACGGGCGACGAGGCCCTGCGCGCGGTGGGCGTCACGCGCTTCGACGCGCTGGTGACGGACATGCGCATGCCGGGCATGAGCGGCGCGGATGCGGTGCGCAGCATCCGACGCGTGGACCCGGGCATCGCCACCGTCGTCATGACGGCCTATCCCCGCGAGGACGACCTGGAGACGGCCCGGCGCGAGGGGCTGCTCGCGGTGCTGCCCAAGCCCGTGCCCATCTCCACGCTGATGGAGCTGCTCGCCAACGCGCGACGCGACGGGCTGGTGGTGGTGGCCGAGGACGACCCGGCGCTCAGCGACAACCTCTCCGAGCTCCTGCGCGAGCGGGGCTTCTCCTGCGTGACGGTGAGCTCCGCGCT
The genomic region above belongs to Myxococcus guangdongensis and contains:
- a CDS encoding response regulator, which encodes MRRYLLLDDNQALAENLAEILRDEGHQATVVSTGDEALRAVGVTRFDALVTDMRMPGMSGADAVRSIRRVDPGIATVVMTAYPREDDLETARREGLLAVLPKPVPISTLMELLANARRDGLVVVAEDDPALSDNLSELLRERGFSCVTVSSALDTELLSCATPFAALVDLRMPGGPDGEALRRLRARFPRLSTFVMTAWPDLAFLGEGVDVYAKPFDTGALMGALETAHAARPVPSP
- a CDS encoding sensor histidine kinase, yielding MAETLFEELKRYVGFGARDELSLVGLHALAKPHFPRISRVFYDRILEHEGARQALEGGESQVGHLRGTLQVWMDQLLRGPWDEAYFALRCRIGRMHVRISLEQHYMFGAMNVLRQELNAIIDTTFTTQPQVLHDTRAALGRILDLELAIMLHTYREDLLAQQARTERLATFGQLVGSIGHELRNPLGVIETSLYILRNRQGATVDERTAKHLDRIGEQVGIANHIVSDLLDMIRDRPLQRQEVWLDEVWQEALKAVVRPEGVRVSAEGLVSLPAVHGDAGQLRQVFVNLLENAVQALEESGGDVSLQGSTSDAGHVELVLEDSGPGLSEAIRERLFEPLMTTKARGIGLGLPLVRRILERHGGSISYAPRDGAGARFVIQLPKSPEEGTRATLPPAG
- a CDS encoding SRPBCC family protein is translated as MARTSRGCCTAPRPPSVSPDGTYRQPNRRHFMKAAIWGLGGLGLGVGLMYWSDPRSGRWRRSHLQGRAVHAAHEAGSAVDVVRRDLAQRSRGLFFESVSRFRSETVDDVTLTERVRAALGRVCSHPGSVKVSARDGIVTLEGSILLEELKRAVPALGRVRGVRGVDNRLLPFAQSGRQSELQGGIARRRPFGSKHWSPSSRFFGALGGISLASWALQRRGVLGSLLGLGGAVLGIRALSNLELRRLTGIGVGPRAITLHKDITVNAPVEEVFAFWDAMQNFPRFMTHVDEVRVDERGRSYWKVRGPAGLHFEWEAIVTRRVPHQLLAWKSVKGTSVENAGVIHFEPTAKGGTRVDIRLSYNPPAGAIGHAFARLLGVDPKRQMDDDLLRFKSLLERGKATGHETVTRESLAPNRSGRTSLMH